Within the Ensifer canadensis genome, the region GCTGTAGCAAATTGGGGCGGGATGCGGCCGGAAAACCGCACGCAGTTTTCCTCATCCCGCTCTGACGCCGGCTTTCAAGAAGAAGCACAAAGGCTTGGGGGAAGCCCCGGCTTTTCCTTTCAGATTCCCAACAGTTTCTTGGCCTGGCCGAGCGTTGCCTCCGACGCGGCGTGATCGCCGGCCTTGTGCTGGTCTTCGCCCTGCTTGCGCAGCGCCGTGACCTTCGCCATGTCGGCCTCGGAAAGAGAGGCCGTCGGGATGGCCGCATCGATCGCAGCCATCATGGTGGGGCACTGGTTGGCAAAGGCCGTCGCAGGCGCAAGCGCGAGAAAAAGGGCAATCGAGATCCTGGTAATCATGGTCGCTCCTCCACCACCGGGAGGCTGCAGCAAGTCAAAGTGCAACCGCGACCTTTGCGCGTCAGACAGGGCGCGCGGCGCAGCCGTACCTCTCCGGCAATCAGAGGATGATAATCCAGGACGCGCCCGAAGCCAACGCCGGAGCGTTCAGCGCACCCTGCCCTGCCCGCGCCGTCTTCGACGACACGACCAGCGACAGGGATTGCCCGCACAAAGGCGGTGAGGAACCTACAGGACGAGATGCCGGATCAGCATCACCACCACCCAGCCGATGACGAGCATGCGCAAGGTGGAGAGATTAAGCCCGAGCGCAATGGCGAAGGCGACGAACATCGAGACCGCGACGTCGAAGCCGCCATAGACGAAGGCCGGCGCCACCAGCGTCGTCAGCACCGCCGCCGGAACGGCGTTCAATGCCGATTCGAGCCGCGGCGGGATCTGCTTCATCTGGGTGATGAGCACATAGCCACCGATGCGGGTGATGAAGGTCGCAACGGCCGCCGCGATGATCAGATAGATGAGATTGAGGTGTTGCGGGTCCATGGCTCAGGCCTCCTTCTCGATGGCGACGGGCGGTGCCGAAACCGTCTCGGTCGGCGGCAGGCAGGCGGCGAGCAGCACGCCCGCCAGCGCCCCGATGCTGACATGCCAGGGCGAGCCGACGAGATGCATGCCGGCAACCGACGCCACGGCAGAAACCGCAACGATCGGCAAAAAGCGGTCACGCTTGCGAAAACCCATCACCAGGCCGAGGAAGTAGATCGGCAAGAGCACGTCGAGGCCGATGGCCTTGGGATCGCCGATCAACTGACCGAAGATCGCGCCAAGCAGCGTGTTGAAGATCCAGGGGAAATAGATCACCAGGCCGAAGCCGAGATACCAGGGGAAGGTCACCGGCAGGCCACGCTCGCCGCGCTTCTCGGTCTCGGCATATTGCGGATCGACCAGCAGGAAGAAGGCAAAGAACTTCTGGACCGGGGTGAAATGCCGGATGTATTTGGCGATCGAGGCGGAATAGAGCACGTGGCGGAAGTTGACGGCGAAGACCGAAAGCACCACCAGCCATGGCTGGACATGGTTGCCGAACAGCTCGATGCCGACCATCTGGCTGGCGCCGGCATAAACCGTCGCGCTCATGAACACGGTATCGGCGATGGTAAAACCATTGTCGACCGCAAGCGCACCGAACAGCGCGCCAAAGGGTGACGCCGCTAGCATGATCGGGAAGCCGCCGCGCACGCCTTCCCAGAATTCGTCTTTTCTCATGGAATCCTCCCGCGGCGCCGGCAATGGGCGCCCGCGGCATGCCGTCTTTAATCGGGATCGATCAAGGCCACATGCAGCATTTCAAAACTGCGACAGCGACTGTGCACCTCAAGGCGCGCGCGGCTGTCGTCCTGTGCCGGACAGATAGGCGTTCCCGCCCCGACCAACAATTCAATTGCGCTTATACAATGATTGAATTTTATGATGCCTGACCGCGGCAGGCTTGAACGAAATGCGCACGGGTCGATAAGCGATCGCCGTTTTTTCACCGCCGCCTCGCCACCGACCACCTGGCGGTGGGGCATTTATCCGAAGATCGCTCCCCCAGTGGGATAGGGCGCAAGCCGCATGACCTGCGCCCTCCTGTTCAAAGTCGCCGTGTGCTCGTTGGCGCGGCCAGGTCGTGCAAAGAGATGTGTCAGCGCTTGACCTGGAACGTATGCTCGACACCCGGGAACGTGCGCGCCTTGACCTCGTTGGCGTATTCCTCCGCAGCCTTCGAGATCGCCGGCGCCAGTTCGGCAAAATGTTTGACGAAGCGGGGCTTGAAGTCGTTGAACAGGCCCAGCATATCGTCAGAGACGAGGATCTGGCCGTCGCAGGCCGGCGATGCGCCGATGCCGATGGTCGGCGAGCGCAATTCCCCGGTGATCTCGCGCGCAACCGGCTCGACGGTGCCTTCGACGACGATCGCAAAAGCGCCGGCATCGTCGATCGCCTTGGCGTCGCGGCGGATCTTGGCCACTTCCTTCTCGTTGCGACCGACCGAGCGATAGCCGCCGGTGGTGTTGACGAGCTGCGGCATCAGCCCGACATGGCCGAGAACCGGAATGCCGCGGCTGACGAGGAACTCGACCGTCTCGGCCATCTCGGCGCCGCCCTCGAGCTTCACGGCGCTACAGCCGGTTTCCTTCAAAACGCGTGCAGCACTTCGGAAGGCCTGTTCCTTGGATTCCTGGTAGGAGCCGAACGGCAGGTCGATGACAATGCAGGAGCGCTCCGAGCCGCGCATGACCGCCTGGCCATGGGCGATCATCATCTCGAGCGTGACGCCGACGGTGGTGTCGAGACCGTAGAGCACCATGCCGAGCGAATCGCCGACCAACAGGAAATCGACATGCGGATCGAGCAGCCGGGCAATCGGTGTCGTATAGGCCGTCAGGCTGACGATCGGGCGCTCGCCCTTCAGCGCCTCGATATTGGCAGGGCTCAGGCGGCGTCTGGCAGATTGTACGCTCATTCTCAGGCAACCTTTGCAAAATGGGCGGATTTGGCGGCAATCACGCGGTTGTCGAGCAGCTTCGTCGTGCCGAAGCGCACGAAGAGCAGCAGCAGCACCGGCTTGTCACCGATCTCTTGAATTGTTTCGAGCGTGCCAGGATCGCGCAGCGCCACGACTTCGGGTCGAGCCAGCGGTTCGGCGGAAAGAAAAGCCGTCACGGCCCTTTCCACTTCGACGGCATCGGTGATCCCGGACGCGACCAGCCGCTCGGCCTCGGCAAGTGCCTTCGGCACGATGGCAGCCGCTTCACGCTCAGCGGCGCTGAGGTAGACATTGCGCGACGAACAGGCGAGCCCATCGGCCTCGCGCACCGTCGGCACGCCGATGATCTCCACCGGCTGGGCGAGATCATCGACCATACGGCGAATGATCTGCAGCTGCTGGAAATCCTTCTCGCCGAAATAGGCGCGGTCCGGCTGCACGATGTTGAACAGCTTGGTGACGACAGTCGCAACGCCGGCAAAGTGGCCGGGACGCACGGAACCTTCAAGCTCGGAGCCGAGCTTCGGCACGTCGACCACCGTTTCCATCGGTCGCGGATACATGTCGGACACCCCTGGCGAAAACAGGAAGTCGACGCCGCCCTCTTCCAGCATCGCCTGATCGCGGGCGAGATCGCGCGGATATTTGCTCAAGTCTTCGTTGGGGCCGAACTGCAGCGGATTGACGAAGATGCTGGCAACGACGACGTCATTTTGCCCGCGCGCACGGCGCACAAGCTCCATATGGCCGACATGCAGATAGCCCATGGTCGGCACGAGCCCGACCGTCTTGCCTGCCCGCCGGTATTCGGCAAGGGCTGCGCGCAGCTCGGTGATGGTGGTGATGGTCTTCAAATCCGGACCCTCCAATCCGCGAAGGCGCCGCTAGCGCCCCGCCCCGCGGCCTGTGGCTCTTGGCCCGCTCCGCGAAAAGGCAATTGCACAAAATTTGGCTGCAAACCTCTATCTTGTGCAGCGCAAAAAGACAAACGGAATTGGTGCCGCTGCGAATAGAGCCAAGCCAATTATCGCACGGTCCGGGCGGGCAAGCTCAGCTGTGGGCGGAACTCGGCACCCGCCAGGGCGGATCGAGCCTGTTGGCGCCTGCGAAATAAAGTACGATGCGGTTGCCGGCGAGATCAAAGATTTCGGCTTCCCGCCACAGCCAGCTCTTGTCGGCGGGACTGCTCGCAAACAGGATACCGGCCTCGATCAGCCGGCTGACGGTCAGATCCAGATCGTCGCACTCGAAGTAGACGGTTGTGCCGCTGCCGCCCGCCTCGCCCTGATGCAGCGAAAACGAACTGCCGCCATCCGGGCAGACGAAGCGCACATAATGCGGCCGCGCATCGACGATCGGCTGCAGCCCGAGCGTGCGGTAGAACTCCCACCCCGCATCGAGATCGGGCATCGTCACCGTCACCTGGTTCAAACGCATCGTGTCTCCTCACATCCCGGGCGCCGACAGTCATCGTTGCTCGCCGCACCTCTTCACGAGGTCCGGAGACCATGGAACATCCGCCAGAAATGTGCGAGGTGCAAACGATGCGGATTCAGCATGGACCGCCAAACTCTGATCGGCCTCGTGTGGCACTCGCCGCCGTTCCAGATGTGCTCGCCCATTTCGAGCGCGCCGCCGGCACCTTGCCGAGCGAATTGCCAGTAATCTCGGGTGAACCGGAAATGCTTGAAAACCTATGATTGCACACCACATCAGCGGGGACACTTCGCATTTCTCAAAAAATGTCTGAACGGCTGTCGGCTGCGTGTCACGCCGAACGTCCTAGTTATGTTCAATCAAGAAAATCCCTACGAGGAGCATTCCATGCGCATGATTTTTGTAAACCTGCCCGTCAAGGACCTGAAGGCGTCCCGGGCCTTTTTCGCGGCACTCGGCTATACCTTCAACGAGCAGTTCTCCGACGACACGGCCGCCTGCACGGTGATCTCGGACAATATTTTCGTCATGCTTTTGACCGAACCGAAGTTCCGCGGCTTCATCACCGGCGAGATCAGCGATGCCAGCAAGGGCACCGAGGTCATCACCGCCCTTTCCGCCTCGAGCCGCGCCGAATGCGACGACATGCTCGCCAAGGCACTCGCTGCCGGTGCCAAGCCCTGGAAGCCGGCACTCGACTACGGCTTCATGTACGGCATCAGCTTCCAGGATCTCGACGGCCACGTCTGGGAATTCATGTGGATGGACATGGAAGCCGCCCAGCAGCAGGCCTCCTGATCTGACGCAATCCCCTTGCCTTGCGCCCGCCGCGTTTCGCGGCGGGCGCTTTTTTTTGTCTGATCCGGTGCACGCAACTATGAGCGAGGCTATCGGCCGCAGAGGTTTTGGGGAGAAATTGCCCGAAAAACCGGATAGTTGGGGAACCCATACGTCGAGAAGGCGAGTGAGCCGTCGCTGACGCTTGCAATGAGCAGAATGAGGAAGCCCCATGTCCATGAATGTCGAAGCCAAGCATTGGTCCAAGGTCGAGCTTTTGCACGAGACCGTGCGCAACCCGAATATCCATGTGCGCGGCACCAACAGCTACTACAGCAACGCTTGGACGGGTTCCTTCGAGGAGAGCGTCGTTCGCTACCTCTATGGCGACGACTACAGCCTCAAGGCCTGGGAGCCGCAATGGCCGATCGACCAGTTGCGGATCGGAGACTACGTCGCGATCGGTGCCGAGGCGGTAATCCTGATGGGTGGCAACCACACCCACCGCACCGATTGGGTCAGCCTCTATCCGTTCATCGATATGATTGGCGAAGCCTATATCGGCAAGGGCGACACGATCATCGGCGACGGCGCCTGGATCGGCATGCGCGCCATGATCATGCCGGGAGTCACCCTTGGTGAAGGCGCCGTCATCGCTTCGGGCGCGATCGTCACCAGAGACGTGTCGGCTTACACCATCGTTGCCGGCAATCCGGCCCGCCCCGTTCGCCAGCGCTTTCCCGAAGCAGACATCGAGACGTTGCTCTCACTCGGCATCTACCGATGGGAGAGGTCGAAGTTCGACGCGCTGCGCAATGTCATCTGCGCCGACGACATCGCCGCGCTGAAGGCAGCATCCGAAGCCTACGACGCGGAACAGGCATAACGACAACGCCTGCCAGCGCCCCTGATCGTGGGCATCAGCCCCCGATCAGCGCCAGCCACTCGTCCTCGTCCATCGTCTGCACGCCGAGTTCGCGCGCCTTGTCGAGCTTGGAGCCCGCTCCCGGGCCGGCGACGACGATATCGGTCTTCTTCGACACGGAACCTGCCACCTTGGCGCCGAGGCTTTCCGCCTTGGCCTTGGCCTCATCGCGCGTCATCTTTTCGAGCGAACCGGTGAAGACCACGGTCTTGCCGGCGACCGGGCTGTCGCTCGCAACCGGTATCTCCGCCCCTTCGGGCGTCACTTCGGCAAGCAGTCGCGTCACCACTTCAAGGTTCCTCGGCTCCTTGTAGAACTCGACGATGGCGCGGGCGACGACTTCGCCGATGCCGTCGATACTGTTGAGTTCGTTCCAGGCATCACCCGTAAAGGTGCCGGCTTCGCTCATGGCTGCGCCGAAGGCCTCGTAGGTGCCGTAGGAGCGCGCGAGCAGCTTGGCCGTGGTCTCCCCGACATGGCGGATGCCAAGCGCGTAGATGAAGCGATGCAGCGCGATCGAGCGGCGGGTGTTGATCGCGTCATAGAGCTTGCGCACGCTGACGCGGCCGAAGCCGTCGATGTTTTCGAGCTTTGTCAGCGACGTCTCCTGGCGCTTTTCCAGCGTGAAGATGTCGGCCGCCGTGCGGATCGACAGCGTCGGATCCTCGCTCTCGAAGAAGAACTCGATCTGCTTGGAGCCGAGGCCTTCGATGTCATAGGCATTGCGCGAGACGAAATGCTTGAGATGCTCGACCGCCTGCGCCCGGCAGACGAAGCCGCCGGTGCAGCGGCGCACTGCATCCACCTTGCCGGACTTCTCGTTGATGTCGCGCACCGCATGGCTGCCGCAGACCGGGCATGTCGTCGGAAAACGATAGGGCTCGCTCCCCTCCTTGCGCTCGTCCATCACCACGTCGACGATCTGCGGGATGACGTCGCCCGCCCGCTGGACGATCACCATGTCGCCGATACGGATGTCGCGACCCTCGCGGATCGGTTCGCCGCTGTTGCCGAGCCCCTTGATGTAATCCTCGTTGTGCAGCGTCGCATTGGTCACGACGACGCCGCCGACGGTGATCGGCTCCAGCCGTGCCACCGGCGTCAGCGCGCCGGTGCGCCCCACCTGGATGTCTATGGCCGTCAGCCGCGTAAATGCCTGCTCGGCCGGGAACTTGTGCGCCGTCGCCCAGCGGGGCGAGCGCGAGCGGAAACCGAGCCGCGCCTGCAGGTCGAGCCGGTCGACCTTGTAGACGACGCCGTCGATATCATAGTCGAGATCAGGCCGTTCGCGCTCGATATGGTGGTAATGCGTCAGCAGCTCGTCGGCCGACGAAATCCGCTGCATCAGTGGATTGACCGGGAAACCCCAGGCCTTGAATGCCTCGACCATGCCGAATTGGGTATCGGCAGGCATTTCCGACATTTCGCCCCAGGCATAGGCAAAGAAGCGCAGCTTGCGGCTGGCAGTCACCTTGGCGTCGAGCTGGCGGAGCGACCCGGAAGCGGTGTTGCGCGGGTTGACGTAGAGCGGCTTGCCGAGCGCTGCCATCTCGGCGTTGAGTGCGGCAAAGTCGGACTTCGCCATGTAGATTTCGCCGCGCACCTCGACGATCTCAGGAGCGCCGGCCGGCAGCGTCTGCGGGATCATGCCGATGGTGCGGATATTGGCGGTGACGTTTTCACCTGTTGTGCCGTCGCCACGGGTCGCCGCCGTCACCAGCCGCCGGTTCTCGTAGCGCAGCGACATCGAGAGGCCGTCGATCTTCGGCTCGGCGGTAAAGGCGATCGAATTATCCGGCAGCTGCCCGAGGAAGCGGTAGACCGAGGCGACGAAATCGCGGGCGTCCTCGTCGGAAAACGTGTTGTCGAGCGACAGCATCGGCCGGGCATGAACGACCGGCTGGAAGGTAACGGATGGCGCTGCCCCCACCTTCTTCGATGGGCTGTCCTCGCGCGCAAGCGCCGGAAACTGCGCCTCGATCGCATCGTTGCGCCGCTTCAGCGCGTCATAGTCCGCATCCGTGATCTCCGGCGCGTCGTTGCCATGATAGAGCGCGTCGTGCCGGGCAAGCTCGGAGGCGAGAAAGGCCAGCTCCTCGGCGGCTTCCGTTTCGTTCAGCTTCTCGACGGGTTTCAGTTCACTGGACATGCGCGACGACTCCGGATTGGGAGTCGTTTTTTAGAGCAACTGTCGGGAAAGAAAAGAGCGGCCGTTATCGGTCTCCCCTGATCATCCGGCCGGAGCGACACTTGGCTCGACGTGGGCGCAGCGGCGGATCTCCAACTCACACCAGCGCTCGTATCGCTTCTGGTAGCGCGCGCGTATCCCTTCCAAATCCTGCCGGTGGACGCCGCGTCTGGTGTAGATCCATTTGCCTTCCGCAAGGCCGCGCATGACGCGACCAACCGGATCGAGGCCGAACATTTTCAGGATGGCGGCGCCGCCCTTGTACCAGCCGATGCCATAGAGGTCGATACCTTCGGGCGGAAACTCCTGGTACTCCAGGATCGCCGACACCGTCGCCCAGACGAGGATGCCGTTCTGCCGCCGGCGTTCGCTGCGCATGGAATCGAGCAGGTAGCTGAGATTGAGGATGGTAGCGAGATAGACCACCTTGGCCTTGCGCGCCTTCGGATGGACAAGCAACCCGTTGGCAAGCAGGTCGTCGAAGCCATAGTCACCTTGCAGGAACAGCTTGAAGTGCTTCTTCTCGAAGGCGTAGTAGTCGGTGAAACCGTAGATATTGTCGTCGGAGTCCTGCAGGCAGATCAGGCTGTAGGGATCGGAGAAGAAGGCTTTCATATCCTCCTCCGGATCGATCGCGTCGCTCTGAAAGACGTCCTGCGCCTTGCGGATGACATCATAGGCAACCGCCGTCGATGGCGGGACACGCACCAGGTACGGGCGGTCATCCTCAGCGCTGGAGCGCAGAAACCCGAGCGGTGCGGCGCCATCGTCCTTCTCGTCCGGCAGTTCGATGCTGCGCGCGCCGCGAAGTCGCGCGACCAGATAGGGGATGAGCGCCGTGCCGGCCACCACCGCCAGGATGCCGATCACCCCCAGCTGTTTGTTGGCTTCCTTCATCGTCAGGATGTAGCCGACGAAGGCGAGAGAATAGAGCAGGATCAGTTCCGGATGCTTGCGCATCTGGTCCAGTCGAAGCTGAATTCGCTGCTGGAGCTGTTCCCACATGCCAAAGCTCGCATATCCGCGCAACGCCTAATAAAGACACGCGCTCGACCGGGAGACAACTTGGCGAGAAGGCGTAGCGGGCACTAACCGTTGCCGGAAAGCAATCGGGCGGCGGCCGCCCTCGCCTCTTCGGTGATCGAGGCACCGGCGAGCATGCGGGCGATTTCCTCGGTGCGGGCCTTGTCGTCCATTCGGGCGACGCGGGTCGAGATCATCTCGGCCTTTTCGGTCGATGGTCCCTTGGAGATCAGCAGATGCGTCGCCGCGCGTGCGGCAACCTGCGGCGCATGGGTGACCGAAAGCACCTGCACCGTGCCGGAAAGGCGCTTCAGTCGCTGGCCGATGGCATCCGCGACCGCGCCACCGACTCCGGTGTCGATTTCGTCGAAGACGAGGGTCGGCGCCGAGCCGCGGTCGGCAAGCGCCACCTTCAGCGCCAGCAGGAAGCGCGAAAGTTCGCCGCCCGAAGCCACCTTCATGATCGGCCCCGGCCGGGTGCCCGGATTGGTCTGGACATGGAATTCGACCAGATCGATGCCGTCGACGGTCGGCTGGGCCGCATCGCTCTGCACTTCGACCATGAAGCGGGCACGTTCGAGCTTCAGCGCCGGCAGCTCGGCCATGACTGCAGCAGACAGCGCCGACGCCGTGTTCTGTCGCTTGTCGGACAAGGTGCGCGCCGCAGCGTCGAAAGCCACCCGTGCCGCAACAACCTGCATGTCGAGTTGCTTCAGCTTCTCCTCGCCGGCATCGAGGTCGGCCAGGTCGGAAATCATCCGCACCGCCAGCGCCGGAAGCTCGGCGACCGGCACGGAATATTTTCGGCTGGCGCCACGAAGCGCAAACAGGCGCTCCTCCACCCGCTCCAATTCCTTCGGGTCGAATTCGGTGTTGCGCAGCGCTCGCTCGACGGCCATTTGCGCATCCGAAAGCTGGTTCAGCGCGGCATCCAAGAGCTCGACGGTTTCTTCCAGCAGCCCCGGCGCCTCATGGCTCTTGCGCTCCAGCCGGCGCACCAGCGAGGCAATCAATGGAACCGGCGAGCCGTTGCCGTTGAGAAATTCGGAGGCTTCGTTGATGTCGCCGGCGATCCGCTCGGACTTCATCATCCGCGCGCGCTTTTCGGCAAGCTCGTCCTCTTCGCCATCGCGCGGGCTGAGCTTTTCCAGTTCTTCGACAGAGGAGCGCAGATAGTCCGCTTCGCGTGCTGCCGCCTCGACGCGCTCGCGATGCTTCTTCAGTCCGCGTTCGGCATCTTTCCAGGCGCGGTAGAGGCCGGAGACCTGCTCTGCCTCGTCGGTCGTGCCGCCAAAGGCGTCGAGAAGCGTGCGGTGCGCGTCGATATCGACAAGCGCGCGGTCGTCATGCTGCCCGTGGATTTCGACCAGTGTCTGGCCAAGTTGCCGCATCAATTGAACGCTGACCGGCTGATCGTTGACGAAAGCCTTGGTGCGGCCATCGGCCGACTGCACGCGACGGAAAATCAGATCGCCATCATCGTCGACGCCGTTGTCACGCAGCATCAGCCGTGCCGAGTGCCCCATCGGCACGTCGAAGACCGCCGTCACCTGGCCCTTGTCCGAGCCGTGACGCACGAGCGAGCCGTCGCCGCGCCCGCCAAGGGCCAGCGACAGGCTGTCGAGCAGGATCGATTTTCCGGCACCTGTCTCACCGGTCAACACGGACAGGCCGGCCTCGAACGCCAGATCAAGCCGTTCAATCAGGACGATATCGCGGATCGAGATCTGGGCGAGCATCCGGGGTCAAATCTTCCGTGTCAGGCGCCGATCAGCTTCTTGCCTGCGCGCGCAATCCAGGAATTGCCGCTTTCGCGAGGCTCGAGGCCACCCGACTGCAACAGCTTGAAGGAATCACCATACCACTGGCTGTCCGGATAGTTGTGTCCGAGAACGGCGGCAGCGGTCTGCGCTTCGGAGGCCACGCCCATTGCGTAATAGGCTTCGACCAGACGGGCCAGTGCTTCTTCGACCTGGTTGGTATTGGGATACTTCTCGACGACGGTGCGGAAACGCGACACGGCGGCGAGGTATTCCTTGCGCTCGAGATAATAGCGGCCGACCTGCATTTCCTTGCCGGCGAGCTGGTCGCGGGCAAAGCGGATCTTCGCCTGGGCATCCTCGACATATTGCGAGTCCGGATACTTGTCGACGACGGCCTGCATCGCCTCGATCGCCTTAAAGGCCGGCTTCTGGTCCTGCGTCACGCCCGGGATCTGCTTGGTATAGGCAAGCCCCTGAATGTACTGCGCATAGGCCGCATCTTCCGACTGCGGATAGAGGTTCAGGTAGCGCCCGGTGGAATTGATCGCCTCCTGGTACTGGCCGTTGCGATAGCTGACGAAGGCGTTCATCACGAGCGCCTTGCGCGCGTATTCGGAGAAAGGATGCTGCCGGTCGAGCGCTTCGAACTTGCGCGCCGCTTCCGTGGTCTTGCCGGCATTGAGGTTGGCGAGACCCTGGTTGTACAGCACCTCCGGCGGATCGGTCTCGGCCGTCAGCTTGGTGATGTCGATATCGGGATCGTTCTGGCAGGCGGTAATCAGGGCGCTGCCGGCAACGGCCGCGACTACCACGGCGAACACACGCGCTGACTTTTTCAAATCAACAGAAACTGCAAGAACCATCGGATATTCCCGTTCCATTCTGCGGGCATCGACCCCGCCAGACATGCGCTTTTAGAGCAAGTTGCCTCAATGCCGCAACGTCATGATCGGTGATTCATGCAAATTTATGGCGGCGCCGACATGAAAATGCCGGCCTTTCGGCCGGCGACTGGAGGAGAGTGTCTTTTTGTTGTTATGCGGACCAGGGCGCGAAGCCCGGAACTGCAACCGCAACCATGTCGCGCGCACGGGTGCGCTGACGTGGCGTGGCGGTTTCGACGACCTCGTAGGCCGAGGGATCACTGAGCAGAGCCTTGAGCACATTTGCGTTCATCTTGTGACCACCGCGATAAGAACGGTAGCAGCCGATAAACGGTGCGCCGGCAAGCGAAAGGTCGCCAACGGCGTCGAGCGTCTTGTGGCGCACGAATTCGTCCGTATAGCGAAGGCCTTCGACATTGATGACCGAATCGTCATCGGAGATCACGACCGAGTTTTCCAGCGACGAGCCCAGCGCGTAGCCGGCAGCCCAGAGGCGCTCGACGTCGCGCATGAAGCCGAAGGTGCGGGCACGCGACAGTTCGCGCTTGAACACCGAAGGCGTCATGTCGCCCTTCCAGGCCTGGCGACCGATCAGCGGGCAGTCGAAATCGATCTCGACCTCGAAGCGCATGCCGTCATAGGGCGTGAATTCCGACCAGGACGCACCTGATTCGATCCGCACCGGCTTGATCACGCGGATGTAACGACGCTTGACCGCCAGCGCGCGAACGCCCACCTGCTCGATCGCATCGATGAAGGGTTCGGAGCTGCCGTCCATGATCGGCATCTCGGCGCCATGAACCTCGATGGTGAGGTTGTCGAGGCCGAGCGCGTAGATGGCGGCCATCACATGCTCGATGGTTGCGATCGAGGTGGCCGGCGACATGCCGAGAACGGTGCAGAGATCGGTGTTGCCGACCTGCGAGGAAACCGCCTTGAACTCGCTCAGGCGGCCGTTGGCGAGAACGCGCTGGAAAACGATGCCCGCATCGGCTTCGGCCGGATGAAAGGTGATTTCCACCTCGGCGCCCGAATGAACGCCAATTCCCTTGAGCGTTACCGGGCTAGCAATCGTGGT harbors:
- the recN gene encoding DNA repair protein RecN, whose amino-acid sequence is MLAQISIRDIVLIERLDLAFEAGLSVLTGETGAGKSILLDSLSLALGGRGDGSLVRHGSDKGQVTAVFDVPMGHSARLMLRDNGVDDDGDLIFRRVQSADGRTKAFVNDQPVSVQLMRQLGQTLVEIHGQHDDRALVDIDAHRTLLDAFGGTTDEAEQVSGLYRAWKDAERGLKKHRERVEAAAREADYLRSSVEELEKLSPRDGEEDELAEKRARMMKSERIAGDINEASEFLNGNGSPVPLIASLVRRLERKSHEAPGLLEETVELLDAALNQLSDAQMAVERALRNTEFDPKELERVEERLFALRGASRKYSVPVAELPALAVRMISDLADLDAGEEKLKQLDMQVVAARVAFDAAARTLSDKRQNTASALSAAVMAELPALKLERARFMVEVQSDAAQPTVDGIDLVEFHVQTNPGTRPGPIMKVASGGELSRFLLALKVALADRGSAPTLVFDEIDTGVGGAVADAIGQRLKRLSGTVQVLSVTHAPQVAARAATHLLISKGPSTEKAEMISTRVARMDDKARTEEIARMLAGASITEEARAAAARLLSGNG
- a CDS encoding outer membrane protein assembly factor BamD is translated as MVLAVSVDLKKSARVFAVVVAAVAGSALITACQNDPDIDITKLTAETDPPEVLYNQGLANLNAGKTTEAARKFEALDRQHPFSEYARKALVMNAFVSYRNGQYQEAINSTGRYLNLYPQSEDAAYAQYIQGLAYTKQIPGVTQDQKPAFKAIEAMQAVVDKYPDSQYVEDAQAKIRFARDQLAGKEMQVGRYYLERKEYLAAVSRFRTVVEKYPNTNQVEEALARLVEAYYAMGVASEAQTAAAVLGHNYPDSQWYGDSFKLLQSGGLEPRESGNSWIARAGKKLIGA
- the lpxC gene encoding UDP-3-O-acyl-N-acetylglucosamine deacetylase, which codes for MGIELLGFQTTIASPVTLKGIGVHSGAEVEITFHPAEADAGIVFQRVLANGRLSEFKAVSSQVGNTDLCTVLGMSPATSIATIEHVMAAIYALGLDNLTIEVHGAEMPIMDGSSEPFIDAIEQVGVRALAVKRRYIRVIKPVRIESGASWSEFTPYDGMRFEVEIDFDCPLIGRQAWKGDMTPSVFKRELSRARTFGFMRDVERLWAAGYALGSSLENSVVISDDDSVINVEGLRYTDEFVRHKTLDAVGDLSLAGAPFIGCYRSYRGGHKMNANVLKALLSDPSAYEVVETATPRQRTRARDMVAVAVPGFAPWSA